In one Leptidea sinapis chromosome 25, ilLepSina1.1, whole genome shotgun sequence genomic region, the following are encoded:
- the LOC126971982 gene encoding uncharacterized protein LOC126971982, with the protein MVLLSPSMKGLRKLLRICERYAVAHGLRYNTSKSKLMIFKSGNKIYEHKEPLSLCNAPLNMVTKFKYLGHWVSDNLSDILDLERERRALAVRCNMLARRFARCSEQVKITLFKAYCQSFYTCSLWTGYTQRAYNALRVQYNDAFRVVMGLPRFCSASGMFAEARVDDFYAIIRKRCASLMNRLQASPNIILSALACRWDSPLLRHWIGLHAPLARCNLL; encoded by the coding sequence ATGGTTCTGCTGAGCCCCTCAATGAAGGGTTTAAGAAAGCTGCTGAGAATATGTGAACGTTATGCGGTGGCCCATGGTCTTCGATACAATACAAGTAAAAGcaaattaatgatatttaagtCGGGTAATAAAATTTACGAACATAAAGAACCTCTATCGCTGTGTAACGCACCACTAAATATGGTAACGAAGTTTAAATATCTTGgccactgggtctccgacaaccTAAGTGATATCCTAGACTTAGAGAGGGAACGTAGGGCGTTGGCTGTCCGCTGTAATATGCTGGCCCGAAGGTTTGCGCGTTGCAGTGAACAAGTAAAAATAACTCTGTTTAAGGCTTATTGCCAATCATTTTACACGTGCAGCCTTTGGACCGGCTATACGCAGAGGGCATACAACGCGCTGCGAGTGCAATATAATGACGCGTTTAGGGTAGTGATGGGGCTGCCTAGGTTTTGTAGTGCATCCGGCATGTTTGCGGAGGCGCGCGTTGATGATTTTTACGCGATCATTAGAAAAAGATGCGCATCATTAATGAACAGGCTCCAGGCTAGCCCCAACATTATCCTAAGCGCGTTGGCATGTAGGTGGGACTCCCCACTGCTGAGGCATTGGATAGGTTTGCATGCGCCTCTAGCTAGGTGCaacttattgtga